The region TCTCAGTTGACTATTCAACAATTCACCGTGCGTAAAAAAATAAGGTAAGTGAATTAAGGGTTTTGTAATGCACGAAGGTGAGATCAGTGAAACTTGTTTCCAGCGATGGTGTTAAAAGAAGCAgcataaaaacagcaaatttaaagcttttttagGATGTCCGCTGGTTAATTAGACAAAGTTATTTCAGTCAACCTACCTTACCTGGTTAACATAAAAGCGTGTTGTACATAAAAAATAACTGAATGTGTGCTCAGAGCTTGATAAGATAGCAAGGAACAGTGGGACTCACAAATTCAAATTATAATAAATCCTTCGATGGTGTGGGAAAACGCTCGCCTCCAAAGCGGTATTTCCACACAAAATCGACAAGGCAGACAATGAAAACGAAAATGAACTCAGGCCAACGATTTATACTCACAAGGTCCTCTGGTTTAATTGGTTAACCGGCTTCTTGGTACAGTCTTTAGGCATCTAGGTCTACGTCTGATTAAACTCACAAATTCCTCAACAAAAGGCTCGACTCAACTAATAAAACAACTCTCTGACAAACTGATTGGTACAACTACTCGACTCGATACTGATCAACACACTCCAAAGGCTAAAAACACTAGGCGTTATATTTCATACACTAACGATTGCATGCAGACGGGCTGAATTCAAGCTTCCGGTCTTTGACACTTATCTTTCACAGTTTATCAACAATGTCACTCATTCTAAATTGTCAcgcattattattataagtccCAGTCTCCGACACACTCCCCCCATATATTTCTCTTGAGGAATATATGTTCTCTAGGAGACTGGTACTGGCTAATCAAGTTCGCTTATAACTAACAAATTTAAATCATTAAAATGTTCACAGTTCATCCTGTTCATCATTTGTGATCTCTTTGATTCTCTCCTCTGCAACCACTGCGGCAGCACGTCTCGGTCTGAATGATGGGACTGTTGGGTTCAGGTTTCTGGCCTTGGGGGCGCGGTCAACAGATAACTCCAATGGGTAAAGGTGCTGTACGGCTCGTTCTAGGACTCCCTTTCCTGCTCGCATCCTAGCTGCACGGATAATCCCATCTCGGCCAGTAATGAGGCTTTCCACGATTCCCAGTTTCCACGTGTTTCGATTTCGGGACTCATCCTGTATGATTACTACGTCTCCAACTGAGGGGTGGGGTGTTTGGTCTCCGCCGCACTTTCTGTGTCGTTCTCTTAGACTGCGTACATATTCTTTGGTCCACCTGGACCACATAACTTCCTTACAACGAAGGAGGTACTTGGCTCTCTTTCGCAGATCTCGTTCTTGTAGGTGATGGGCGCTTAGCTCGGGCAGGTGGTTCGGCTGAAGGTGCAACATAGAGCTCGGTGTCAGCAATGGCATCTCGACGTCGTCTTCTTGATAACTCAAGGGCCGATTGTTAAGAGCTACCTCAACATCAAGCACGACTTCTTCCAGCTCTGACCAGCGGAGGGTACCGTTTCCAATAGTCTTGTAGAATGCAGCCTTGAAGAGGCCAATCAGTCGCTCAAATTGACCTCCCCACCATGGGGCGCGACTCAGGTTGAAACGCCACGCAATGTCGTTCTGGGAAAGCTGGTACTGAAACTTCTCGTCTTTCATGACTTTGCTCATCCAATCGGCGGCTGCTTTGAACGTGCTTCCATTGTCGGAGTAGATTACTTGTGGGCGGCCACGCCTGGCTATGAATCCTTTCAAACTTGTGAGAAACTTGTCTGTCTCTAGGCTTGGGAGAAGGTCGAGATACACTCCTCTTGTAAGACTACACGCATAGAGCACTAGGTAAGCCTTTCCCTCGGTTTTCTGCGTCAGTCGATACTTAATGGGACCAGCGAAGTCGACTCCAATTGCCTGGTAGGGTGTCTCTCCCTGGGTGCGTGTGAGTGGCAAATTGCCTGGAGGGGGTAACTGATAAGCTTGAACATGGAATCTCTTGCAACCCCAACAGCCTTTGATGACTTTCTTGGCCAGTCTTCTAAGACGAGGGACCCAGTGAGTTTCTCTGACTTTGGCCATGGTAAGTGTAACTCCCCCGTGCAGGGTCATAAGATGCGCTTGTTGAACGAACTTGTGGGTGAACAAGCTGTCATCAGGTAGGTAGATAGGATATGCGCCAATAATTCTTCCTCTACACTCCATTATTCCGCTTTCATTTGGCTGCAAATTCAGTTGAAGGCTGTCAGCTGGGAAGTTCCTTGAGTTTCTTGCTTCAGCTTGGGTGCGGTTAGTCCACCAGTCTTCTTGGCGCTTCATTTCGTCTGTAGTCAATGGCCCTTTTATTCTTCTTGACTTGGGGTTTCTGCAATTGGCTATAAATCTGGCCATCCACGCACAAATGCGTATGGTTTTCCACATGCTGTGTTTCTCCAAAAGCTCACTGAAAGCATCTCTCATTGGTAGGGCTAAGGATAGGATTTCTTTTGTCACTTTGGCTTCTGATCGAGACTCGGAGGAGGGCTCAACTTCAACATTTTTGGGCCACTGATCTGGGTTGGGTAACCACTGAGGTCCATTCATCCATAATGACGTACTGGTCACAGTTCCACCTCTACTTCCCAGGTCTGCGGGGTTCTGATCTGTTGGTACATGACGCCAGACAATCCCCTGATGCTGCTGGATCTTTTGCACTCGGTTTGCAACGAACTGGCGGTATTCTCCACTTCCTTGTATCCAGTAAAGGGCGACTGTGCTATCCAACCAACAGTAAGCAACAGGATTGCAATCTTGCAGTGTGTCACGAACGTTTACTACCAGGTTGACAGCCATGTGGCCAGCCACTAGCTCCAATCTTGGGATGGTGAGGCTCTTTTTCGACAGGCGTGACTTGGAAGTGACAAGGCCTTGAGTTGTTCCTGATTCTTGGTTGACCACCGCGTAGACAGCAGCGCAGACTCCCTTTGAGCTTGCATCTCCAAAGGAGTGTAGTTGGATAGAGTTAATTGCTTCTCTAAATGGTGCAATTGTCCGCTTCACGCTTACGAACTGAGGTAAATGAAGACTCCACTTCTTCCAGTCCTTTTCCAAATCTGCTGGGATGGGCGTGTCCCAGGGTAGTTTCCTCTCACACAGGTCTCGAAATACGAACTTGCCGCTGAGTGTCATGGGTGATACCAGTCCAAGTGGGTCGTAGACTTTGGCTAGATGAGATAAGATTCCCCTCTTGGTGGCTTCTTGTTGTTGTCGAGGAAAACAAACGCTTAATGTGTCTGCATTTGGATCCCAAGGTAGACCCAGTAGCTTTGATTCAGATGTTTTGGTTCCTAGTTGTTGTTTGGCAAAGCTCTCTTCATCATAGTCTTCGGGTTTAGCTTGCTGTTCTAGCTCAGGTGCGTTGGATTTCCATTTGTGGAGCGTGAATTGAGCATCATTGAAGATCTCGGTGGCCTTTTCTTTTTGCTGCTGGGTTTGTTTCACTGTTGGTGCTCCGGTGATCAGATCATCAACGTAGAGGCTCTTTCTGATTTGTGCGACTAATTCTGGCTCTCTCTCCTCCCATGCTTTCAAATGCTGTTGGATAACTCCCCCCAACAGGAATGGTGATGATGTAAGCCCAAACAGGGCCCTGGTGAATCTCAAAGTCTCTATTTCTGAGTGTCCTTTAAATTTCCAGTGAAATCTTAAGGCGTCCCTCTCTTCCTCTTTTATGCGCACTTGCAAGAAGGCTTTCTGCAGGTCTCCAGTTAACAACACGGGGTAAAAGCGAGCTCTGATCAGAACACTCCACAACAGGTTCTGCAAGGGAGGTCCCGGGTGAAGACAGTCGTTTAAGGATGGCTGATTGGCGTTTTCTCTTGCTGACGCATCATAAACTACTCTTAACTTGGTCGTTTCTGCGTTCTCCCGGACTACAGCTCTATGTGGTATGTAAAATTCGGTTCCCTTGGGTTCAGCTGGGGCTGGTTCGACGATGCCTTGCTCTTTTTGTTCCTGGATGATGGCGTCATACTGGTCGTAGATGCTGGCACGGTCAAGTTTTCGTAGTAGCTGTTGAAGTCTTCTACGACTGCCAGATTCGTTTGTAGTCAGAGTTGGATGGTTTCCTTTCCAGGGGAGGCCAGTCTCATAGTATCCGTCTGGATGGCGTGACAACTGTTCCTTAAATTCGGAATAGACTACATCTTGATCATTTTCGGACGAGTCAGCCAGGCCAAGCACATCTAGACGTGTTAGCTGTTCGAAGTCAACGTTAACCGACTGTGTCATGAACGTACTTGCATCGTGATTACTTTCGTGACCAGGTGACATGATTGTCCAGCCAAGTGTAGTTTTTTCAGCAATTGGCTGTCCCGATAACGCTATCTTGGGAGGTGTGTTGGTCTTGATTCTTGCGTACTCGGAGGCGCCTAACACTAGATGGATTGGTAGTTGAGCTTTCGTGTCTTTGTCATCCATTTCAACTTCACTTAGGTGTGCATACTTCTTCAACAATTCTTCATACTTCGGGTTGTCAAGCTTCATTAATTCCGGTTTGTTGACCTTGGATACTGTCACGCCCATGCTAAAGTCTCCTGTGAGTGATGAAACGGTCACGTTGTACATTTCAACTTTGGTCGTCATGGAGCCCAGCATCATCTCGATACGCTTTGTTTGGGTTTCGGCTGGCTGTTTACGCAAGGCTTTCATTAATTGAGCAGAGGCATACGAACTTCCAGCTCCAGTGTCAAGTAGCGCTCTTGTTTTCATTCCGTCAACGTTGACTAAAACCACGGGATACACCACTTCAGGTTTGTCTGATAAGTGGGCCGTCAACAGTCCTTCTGATCTTGGGGCGCTGTCACAAATTGAGGTGTGGTGCCTTTGATTGCAGGTCTGGCAGGTCATTTTGCTACGGCAATGTTCGGCTTTGTGAGGACCGGTACAGTTGAAGCATAAGCGTTTCTGAAGAAGGATGGATCGTCTTGTACCCACATCAACGACATTGGTGCAGTTGAAGGACTTGTGCTCGGTCGCCTCGCAGTACACGCAACATTGCGTGCGTGTGCCATTCGATTGCTGAGTATTAAAGGCCCACGACGGTGGCTTGTCTCTTCGATTTCTGTCATCGCGTCGGCTTCGGTCGTCACGCCAGTTCCTGTCATCGCGCCGGTTTCGATTTTCACGCCAGTTTCTGTCATCGGGTCGATTTCTGCTTCTGTCATCGGGTCGATTTCTGCTTCTGTCATCTTGTTGATTTTCGTTCTGTCTGGTGATTGGATTTCTTCGCGTCCACAGTCGCAAAGCTTCTGTTAATTTGTCGAAGGTCCAATTTTCCCATGAAGTGTCTGTTCGGGTCAAATCTCCACGAATCGCCGGCAACTTGTCCAAAGTCATCGCGACATAGCCATTGACTTGCTCTAATTTCCCCATTGTTTGCAAGGACTGAACGGAGAAAGTTAGCTTGTCGCTAAATTCGTGAATCCTGGCGACGTTCTGGTCTGGAATGATTGGCAGGTCAAAGATCTGTTGCGTGTAAGCTTTAATTATTTCTGAATCCTTCCCATGTTTATCCAGCAAAATGGACTTGGCtctgttgtagccttcgttagAAAACGGTAATCCCTCGATCGACTTTTTCACCTTCGGGTCGAGGAAGGACTTCAAATAGGCGAATTTCGTGACACCAGCCATTGTTGTTTTGTCGATGATCTCCACGAATTGGTTCCAGAACCTGGGCCAGTCTTCGTAAGTTCCATCGAAACGCGAAATGTTAAGCTTCGGTAATTTCGCAGGAGATCCATGACCTGACACAGATCCGCTGGCTGTAAACTTGTTTTCCTCTTCGGCTTGTTTCTTTGCGGTCTGTAATTCTGTTTGgaatttcatctttgtttcgaAAAGTTTTTGTTCGAAGTCTAGttccttttcttgttttttaagtaGTTCTTCGTGGCGAAGCTCTTCTAATGTTTCTTTCAGGCTCTTGACGCTTTCATCAGCATATAGGATCTTGCCATCAACTTCAGTAATCCACTGGTTAAGATCCTCGGGGCTTTCTTTAGCGGCAATTTTTGTCTCCTCAACAACTCTCTTGCATTGATCGGCTTCAACTGTAAGGGCTTTTAGGGCGGAGAGGTGGCGTTCAATGGCTGTTTCATTCCTTAAAGCGTTTATCGACTCGGTTCGATCCGCGGCTAGTTTCAGTTGCGTTAATTTAGTCTCCAAGGCATCCATGGTTTCGTTAAAGgtcccgtcggaggtgccaGGTGTGGGAAAACGCTCGCCTCCAAAGCGGTATTTCCACACAAAATCGACAAGGCAGACAATGAAAACGAAAATGAACTCAGGCCAACGATTTATACTCACAAGGTCCTCTGGTTTAATTGGTTAACCGGCTTCTTGGTACAGTCTTTAGGCATCTAGGTCTACGTCTGATTAAACTCACAAATTCCTCAACAAAAGGCTCGACTCAACTAATAAAACAACTCTCTGACAAACTGATTGGTACAACTACTCGACTCGATACTGATCAACACACTCCAAAGGCTAAAAACACTAGGCGTTATATTTCATACACTAACGATTGCATGCAGACGGGCTGAATTCAAGCTTCCGGTCTTTGACACTTATCTTTCACAGTTTATCAACAATGTCACTCATTCTAAATTGTCAcgcattattattataagtccCAGTCTCCGACAATGGTGAGGTTGTTACAGATGAATCCCTTAATCAAGCCCATCTCAGAATCATTCATACAAAGACTGATGCATCCTGCAAGGTCATCATACTTGCAGGATTAATTGGGTAGGCGGCTGAGAAACCAAACATAACAGTACTGAAAGAGGAAACGTTGCTAAAGACTATCTTGATGTTCCCAAGTTGTTTTCTAAGTATTATGTATTTAGATTGGTTTTTATCTTAAAGAAAATCATGAAAGAAGAGTGATTTTTGGTCAACCACACtgctcagagtttttctctgtccttgtgtgggcccattttcattagtagggctaacgctcacattgttCAGATGGGGcggaaacttagcacttcacattacactctaatcagttaagtctgttcaaatgtaagtgtacatggccaacgtttgcaaaaacgtaatccttccctATTTACTCTTAGTTACTTTAGTATTCACATTGAGGTACGGcatggaaataaaaaataaagagcTTAAATTTAGTTAGTATGATTTCCCTTACAGATTTCAAGAAGTAGAAGAACGCTGAAGAAAGATGTTTAACAGAGATGGGGGTCGCTTGGACGCTTTCACAGTTGGAGGagtttcatttgaaaaagtGAAAACTCCGTAATTCAAGTCTTCATTTCTCGGTAATGTATCTTTCTCATAAATTCTTAGAGAAAGCTCATAGACTGCGAGCCATTATCACTTCATTGTTTTCTGCTCCGTGATAGCTCACCTTTCTGGTCGTTTCGTTAGTAAGAAATAGGAATCACTATTTAGTGTTTTAATTAATCCTggccttttaaaatttattctccCTCTGCTAAGTCGGGATGTCTAATTTTTAttccatttttaagtttaagaacgaAACAAAGGAGCACGTATTACAAAACTAAGTCCAGGAACTGTATGGTGATCTTGCCTTCACAGTCTTCAATGGAAAGGCTGCTCCATTTTGTACAGGCGCGCGAAACTAGAATTTTACAATTTTTAGTTTAGACACTGGATATCCTTTGGCTCCAAGTGGCAggccaaaaaaattttttttgcccTATTAAAGCGAAATTTTTTCGTTTGCCTGAAATAAATTTTGAAATAGCTTAGAGGCAGTCCTTTACCTCCCGTCACGGTACTGATAAGGCCAATATTACACTGAGAAATGAGCAATAAAAAACTTCTGCAGAGTtcagtttctaaagaaactggtgTTCCATCAGTGGAAATCTGAAACACAAAAAGTTTGATATCAAGCGAGTTGATTAACGCAACTGTTAGAGGCACTTGTTGAGATTGGGAAACTGACTTTTTGCGAGCACGAAACTTGAACTGCGTAATCTTAACAGGGTGGTCAGTTCCTTCTCTGATTTTTTACCTCAATACAAACCACGAGATACCATTCAGAAAGATGCACCGTTTGTCTTGTTCATTAACGagtgcatttgaatatgtccaactttgaaagaaaatattctcGTGGGTATTGTCCTATAATCTGCATTAGAAGAAACTAAGTGTGCAGGTGAGTAAGTTCTACTTTGTCTAATTTTTCATTTATCTATCTGATATCTATTGCAGGACAATTTTTACAGGACGCGAATGCTCCTTGAAAGGATATTCAGCTTCAACTACGTCACGCAATCTTAACTTACTTAATTTACTTCGTGAAGACCGTTAAACTGTggttattgcaaagaaatttgATCGTTTTTCTCACTTAATTATTAGtcacaaaagaaaatgaaagtcAAGGTTTCATCTTTTACTAATTATCAAGGTATCAATAGGCGAAGTAGAATCTACCGCTGCTTTTTGtagtatatttttttcttcagggGTTGATTCAACAGATCGAACGGGTTATCGGATATTACAAATTGAGGGTGAATTTTGGTAGCAACGTGTCTCGTTTAAACCTTAAAAGATTGCTGCACTGCACCGACTAGTGGATATAACATGTGAGATAAACGAGTGATAAATAGGAGAAGGAGTGAAGGCATATAATCCCATATCATAATGTGAGAGCATTTTAAAAACTTTCAAGTAATTAAAAAGGGTGATATAAACGATATGATGGTGAGCGCGCGTCAGCGAACAAAACAGAAGTAATTAAGTAGAGAACCACGTTGATGGCCTGCTCGCGGATTGACAACAACTTATAAGGACCGAAAGGGTAATTATACCAGGCGAAGCGATGGGGAACGCAGCATAGCAGCTGACGCATGCGCGACAACTTTAGCGTGCGCTGATTCGATAAGAAAGCACGGACCGATGATATCATACGATGTTGTGGCGTCCTGGCATAAAATTAATACGATACGAAACCAATGCGTTAGCAAACAAGCCATAAATAAATTAGAGCGACGGTAATGATATATAGaagatattacacggtggcaagaagatatgaaatttatgtttgggtggcaagaacaatatctcacgagtgagcgaccGCGAACGA is a window of Montipora capricornis isolate CH-2021 chromosome 13, ASM3666992v2, whole genome shotgun sequence DNA encoding:
- the LOC138030780 gene encoding uncharacterized protein, with the translated sequence MDALETKLTQLKLAADRTESINALRNETAIERHLSALKALTVEADQCKRVVEETKIAAKESPEDLNQWITEVDGKILYADESVKSLKETLEELRHEELLKKQEKELDFEQKLFETKMKFQTELQTAKKQAEEENKFTASGSVSGHGSPAKLPKLNISRFDGTYEDWPRFWNQFVEIIDKTTMAGVTKFAYLKSFLDPKVKKSIEGLPFSNEGYNRAKSILLDKHGKDSEIIKAYTQQIFDLPIIPDQNVARIHEFSDKLTFSVQSLQTMGKLEQVNGYVAMTLDKLPAIRGDLTRTDTSWENWTFDKLTEALRLWTRRNPITRQNENQQDDRSRNRPDDRSRNRPDDRNWRENRNRRDDRNWRDDRSRRDDRNRRDKPPSWAFNTQQSNGTRTQCCVYCEATEHKSFNCTNVVDVGTRRSILLQKRLCFNCTGPHKAEHCRSKMTCQTCNQRHHTSICDSAPRSEGLLTAHLSDKPEVVYPVVLVNVDGMKTRALLDTGAGSSYASAQLMKALRKQPAETQTKRIEMMLGSMTTKVEMYNVTVSSLTGDFSMGVTVSKVNKPELMKLDNPKYEELLKKYAHLSEVEMDDKDTKAQLPIHLVLGASEYARIKTNTPPKIALSGQPIAEKTTLGWTIMSPGHESNHDASTFMTQSVNVDFEQLTRLDVLGLADSSENDQDVVYSEFKEQLSRHPDGYYETGLPWKGNHPTLTTNESGSRRRLQQLLRKLDRASIYDQYDAIIQEQKEQGIVEPAPAEPKGTEFYIPHRAVVRENAETTKLRVVYDASARENANQPSLNDCLHPGPPLQNLLWSVLIRARFYPVLLTGDLQKAFLQVRIKEEERDALRFHWKFKGHSEIETLRFTRALFGLTSSPFLLGGVIQQHLKAWEEREPELVAQIRKSLYVDDLITGAPTVKQTQQQKEKATEIFNDAQFTLHKWKSNAPELEQQAKPEDYDEESFAKQQLGTKTSESKLLGLPWDPNADTLSVCFPRQQQEATKRGILSHLAKVYDPLGLVSPMTLSGKFVFRDLCERKLPWDTPIPADLEKDWKKWSLHLPQFVSVKRTIAPFREAINSIQLHSFGDASSKGVCAAVYAVVNQESGTTQGLVTSKSRLSKKSLTIPRLELVAGHMAVNLVVNVRDTLQDCNPVAYCWLDSTVALYWIQGSGEYRQFVANRVQKIQQHQGIVWRHVPTDQNPADLGSRGGTVTSTSLWMNGPQWLPNPDQWPKNVEVEPSSESRSEAKVTKEILSLALPMRDAFSELLEKHSMWKTIRICAWMARFIANCRNPKSRRIKGPLTTDEMKRQEDWWTNRTQAEARNSRNFPADSLQLNLQPNESGIMECRGRIIGAYPIYLPDDSLFTHKFVQQAHLMTLHGGVTLTMAKVRETHWVPRLRRLAKKVIKGCWGCKRFHVQAYQLPPPGNLPLTRTQGETPYQAIGVDFAGPIKYRLTQKTEGKAYLVLYACSLTRGVYLDLLPSLETDKFLTSLKGFIARRGRPQVIYSDNGSTFKAAADWMSKVMKDEKFQYQLSQNDIAWRFNLSRAPWWGGQFERLIGLFKAAFYKTIGNGTLRWSELEEVVLDVEVALNNRPLSYQEDDVEMPLLTPSSMLHLQPNHLPELSAHHLQERDLRKRAKYLLRCKEVMWSRWTKEYVRSLRERHRKCGGDQTPHPSVGDVVIIQDESRNRNTWKLGIVESLITGRDGIIRAARMRAGKGVLERAVQHLYPLELSVDRAPKARNLNPTVPSFRPRRAAAVVAEERIKEITNDEQDEL